TGCCGGCGGCGAGCGATAAGATCTTCGACCTGTTCACCTGCTCGCAGAACCGGCCGGCGGCGCTGGTGCAGGCGCTGATCTGCGGACCGTAGGCGACGACCGCCGAGAATGCCGCGCCCGTGGCAAGGTTGAGCAGCGCCGGGACAGCGACGTCGACGAAGACCAGGAGGACCCGCGCAGCCTTGGgcgcctcctcctcgtcgtcatCGCCGCCCTTGCCGACCTGCAGGTAGATCCCGGCTGCCTCCAGGATCGTCGCCGCGATGTTGAAACATACCAGGTAACTGCACGAACGTTTGTCGTCAGGAGTCTACCTCGGCGACACTAGACCTGGTAACGGCGGCTGCCAATAATGCTTACACGAAGGGTGGGTAGTGTTTGAAGGTGACCGTGACCCTGGCGCCGCGGGACTCGTAGATGGTGCACTCGCTGGCCGTGGCCATGACCACCGCCGAGGTGAGCGCCAGCGCCATCGTCGACAGGCGGAGCAGGAGGGTCACCGCCTTGGAACCGTTTGGCGCCTCGTCCGTGGCGTGGCAGCCGGATCCCATGGCTTGCTCGCTCTGTTCCAAGACAGGTATAAGGACAACGCGAAGAAGAATGGATCAGAACAgccaaaagaaaagaaactgaGAGAATGCCATGTACCTTGTACGCGGAGCGGTTGGCTGCAGTTGAGAAAAGTTGCTAACTTGGGGCACCTATTTATAAACCGAAGCTAATGAACAAAGCTAGTGAACGCGCCACATGTTGACACGTCCATGTCATCATTGACGAGCTTCCTAACTGAATAAATGAAGAAAGTTAGGAGTAAGTCCCTATGCTGAATTTTCCTGGCCAATGCAAGTGCGCTGACGAGGCAACCTGAGGGCGAGGTGGCAGCTGGTTTGTCACGGTTTCCTTAGGAAAGTGCTAGCAGCCTGCCGGCGTCGCCATTAGAGTGCGGAGTCCTTGTAACGAAGCGACCACTTGTGTTCAACTTGGTCCCTCATGTTGCTGATCGCCTGACCGGAATTATACCGAGTCGCTGCACGCCGAGGCCAACTGTACTGTTATCTGAGTCAAGCAGAAGCGACAAGAAGATATTTGGCCACTTCTCTTCTTGCCCAGTTCTTTTCATGTTTTCTTAGTTCTGGTTTTCTCCAATCGTACCAGAAATTCTGTCTAAGTACCTGGTTACACAAAAAGCTGGGTACCCAATCTTCCTGTTCAGGTTTTTTTCACCCGAACTACCCGCGTTAGACCTAGCCATATACGCATTTGGAATTTATAATATTGTGGTATCTTTTACTTCTAGTTCAACAACGAAATGTCACAATTTACATTATTAATCGGTAAATGAAAAAAGTTTGCAAATGTTTTGTAAATTTTGGTACAGATGCGGATGGACGAGATGTACCTGTTGACAGGCGGATCAAGAACTTTTCCTAAGCCTGAGCAATCCTCATCACTACGGCAAGTATTTATCTAGAAATACCATGCTTACCCTAAAAAAAATATGATCACCTTCATGTTTCGGCGACGAGCCTGGGTAGCCGTCCCGGGTTGCGAGGCAAAATTTCATTAAAGGACTCAACTTAACTAATTAGATAGAAACAGATAAATTTTTCTAAGGATTTCACATGGAGAATAAGGAATCTCCCGTATTTTCATGTTCCTTATGCGAGCAAGATATTAAAATCGTTTCATGTTGACGACGAAAGGTTATCGTATTGCAATCAGCAAAAATTCTGTGGTGGCCATGGTCTCTAACCTTTGGAACCACACACGCTTCTGACCGTGATGGTTTGTTCGATCGTGTCGCTGACGAAGGTCATCGCGCGACTATGTTTCGCCGCTTAATTGTCTTCGCGAGGTAGATGCACGCCTAGAAAAGTTGCCGGCTCACACCCTTTTACATTTTTACCCCAAGGTTTGTCCAGTTTTCTAGTCAGGCCCTGCAGCCCCTCGCGCTGATGCCAGCAAACCGGTGGTGCTGAGGGCAGCCTGCTGCGTGCGCGCGCTGGTGGACATGACGCCTGTTGTTACAGTTGCCGTCACAGGCCAGCCAGAGAGGTTGTTACAACGCCCATGATTCTCTCTGTCAATCATACATACTCCCTCCGTGCCCCGTAACATAAGAAGTGTAATTctaatttttttagaaaaattagCGGTGGCATGAAAAGACTCCTATATCCTTATTTGTTGGCCATATGCAGTTAGTTTTAGTATACAAATTAAATGTAAGATAGGTAGTTAAGATCCAATTTCTAGAATTGCATTCTTTGTGAGTTTTTTTTCAAACGTAGGATTGTAATTTTTATGGGACGGAGAGAGTACATCAGTTACTGATTTAATAAAAAATTTCGGAGGGGACCAGTAAGATGAAGACGATTTGCTAGGTCCAACTAGGAAAAGTAGAATGGTTCACCTACCTTCTAGCAGCTCCAAAATTCAATCCTTCCTGCATGCTGATGTTTACATGTTCTTTCACCGAATCTCTTGCAATATTGGGAGAAAGAACGTGTTTGGTTGATGTCACTGTGTTTTTTAGAATTTTTTTTGTAATGTTATGTACGTTGACTTACAGGTCCTCTAAAAGTGCTTTGAATAAATGTTTGGCTTGGCGGCTCTGATTGTTCCACCCTTGATGGTTGTAGATTTCTTCCATTACATAATAATAGATCCGGGGCTGAAAACACGAAAAACAATAATTCAACACTCAATTAAGAATAAGTTAATATTTACTAAAATACCTATAATAATGGATGGTTAGATCTTCTTTACACTATATACTAGTAAATGATAGCATTGTGCGTTGTAAAAAACCCTCCCCAGGTACATGTTGTCATGATGCGCCATGATGATCGGGGTGACCGGCTGACCGCCACAGCTGCCATCGATCACAAGCATTTCCTGCCCACACAGATAAAAGTGGCCACGGAAAGGGGGAGAGGTCTGAGAGGAGGAGGCATACTGTCAGGATTTTTAACTTTTGTTACAGATTAAGGACAAGGATCTTGCAGGTGGCTAGGACGGCAAACCTCCACTGCAAACGCAGTACAGCAGCAAGAAGGTGGAGATCTTCAGTGTGGCCGCCATTTCTGTTTTCTTCATAGCTCTATGGTACCTCGCAGTACTTGTGTTCACAAACTGGGCATAACATCTCTGTACTTGTGCACGGTTCATCGTTTTATCTTGAATTTAAAGAACTTTAGTTGACTCTAGGTCTTCTCTGTGTGCTTGTCCACAGTTCGTCGATTTGTGTTTATCTGCTACAGTTCGTCGATTTGTGTTTATCTGCTACTTAAAGACTTACGTGAGGTACGTTATATTCTGCATTTTTAGCAGGGTTAcaacaactgccaaatatcaTCTCATATAGGAAAAAGTCCATTTTACTCTcttcaacaattcactttgtccGCTTAACCCCCTAAGCAAAATTTAGGCTCAATTTACTCCCTCAACAATTCCAATTAGTCCAATCTACCCTCCAatgatatttctcttttttatttcacCGTGTAcgaattgaattttaagttAAAATTTTATGTGTGGATAGAGAAAATGATTTCATAtgttaaaaaatatatttaaaaatttttcatggttattttcataatttggaAATATTTAACACAAAAtttatcataaaaatacaattctgcatgaaaaatatttataaaaaatcataatgtgtttttctagcatagggcatcatattataagttacattgtaaaatttaaagttcaaattccacttgtaaatggagaaataaaaaagagaaatcttATTAGGGGGTAGATTGGACCAATTGAAATAGTTTGGGTAGTAGCTTGAGCCTAAATTTTATTTAGTGGATTAAGTGGACAAAGTGAATTATTGAGGAGAGTAAAATGGACTTTTTCCTCTCATATATTAGGCACCCATTTGTTGCTGTTGGGCTGTACAGGATGCATCTGTTTATCTTTAATTTAGACAGGAATGCACGTATAAAATTTATTCTGTATTTTTAGCAATAGGCTGATTTGTGAATAAAAAGTTCCATTTTTTAGATAGAGTGCGATTTGGAACACCCCGCCCCTTTTATATTCATTACTAGAAAAAAGGTCGACCAGTACCGGTTGGTAATGCCTTTAGATACCGGTTTCCCAACGGTCCCTCTTTAGTACCGGATGTGCGTGCGGTGGCTGGGATTCGAACTCGCGATCTCCTACCTCGCACGAACCTCCTTTACCATCTCACCTGTGTACacagggtgtgttcgtttcctcccctctaaagtttagacccgtcacatcaaacagaatcttgctatttagaagtgttaaataaaatctgtttataaaactttttgcacagatgggtgctaattcgcgagataaatttaatgagcctaattaatccataatttgccacagtgatgctacagtaatcatccgctaattatggattaatatacctcattagattcgtctcgcgaattagccctggggttctgcaattagttttttaattagactttatttaatacttctaaatgataagattctctttgatatgacaactctaaactttagaccctaggaaacgaacacacccacaGTACTTGTGATTGAGAGGGAGAAGTAACCTGTGGAGGATCTTTTAAAGTAACGCGCACACAAATCTTGCATTTGCAACAATAATGAGTACTACCTAGTGAAAAAATTAAACACAGATGTCAGGTGTTGTTAAACTTATTGACCGCCTATTGTACCAAACCTTACTGTGTAAAAAACTAGCAAGGTACCCCGCGCAAATAGCGTGGTAGCTAGCTTTTTTCTACTAACATTTCTGCTTCCTTTTACTTAAAATAAATATTCAAATAATTTTGTTCCGTTGTTTATGATAATAGTTTTGTCTATAATTATCATTTGTCACCTCTTCCACTATTTAAATCTTTATTGTCATTGAAAGTATATGTGCTATAAGTATGGGTTAAGGTCACGACCCAAGCATGTGACCATCATTACACCACGGTGACATGCACTATAGCTATCTATAATTAGTTTGTACACTGCGCACTGGTAAGTACGAATTGTGTGCTTTGCTTTCCATCAGCATATGCATTATGATAAAAGTTGCAAGAGGCCCTGGATGTAGGTTTTCGCTCGGCCAATGGAAGTTTGGTTGAGCGCAGTGCTGCAATTGCATTCTGGTACCATGTTGTTACTATACCTGACCGAATTTGGTGCACTCACTACATCACAACTACAAGTTAATGTCAAGCCAACGATCAGTAAATTACTGTGGCAAAGAGTTAGTTGATAACTCAAGTTTTGCCGAATTAATATATTTTGGTGAAAATGTATAAAAATCAAAGGCTATGGTGGTAGTAACTTCTTGCTCGAGGCGTGAGCCATCACAGTGGCAGGTGAGCTTGGGAGTTTGGTCCTTCCACCAAATTGGCTACAAAATCTAAGTTCAACTATTTGACGGGGTTTGCTTTTGCAATCGAATACATGTACTTGTTCTCTTACCTGATTCTTCTCTCTCTGCAACTTCCAATTGGTGCAGTGGACGCTGCCCACCATACAAATACAGATCTTAGTTTGCTTCTCGCGGTTCCATTTTTCAGCTATTCCCCAATTTTTCTTTGACTCATAGCTTTGTTCTGACGGAGCACATGATAAGTTGCTATGTTTTCCCTTACGAGAGCTATTTTAAGGCAACAAATAGTTATACATTTTAACATGCCAATCGTAATACTACACAtgttttctcctttttggtgcACCGGCAAGATGACGTGACCAAATTATTAGACTCCTTTGGTGTGATGCCCGATAGATTCATCCACATGATTAAAAAAATGTTATAGATGGACGGTCAGAAGTTTTTGGTTAATGTGGGAACATGGAAATCCAGATTGAGCAAGACACACCTATAGAATTAGAAAATGAAAGCATATTTTTTTAGTGTATTTGATATAGACTTTTGAATCAGTCCAGACAGTTCGATTTTCATAAATCCAACGGTCTatatttttctctttttttgatTAATTTGGTAATTCCTAAACCCTTTCAGCGAATGTGGTGACTTCTTTTATACTTTATTTAAAATACATATACAAATTAACTTCTAAATATATTAATTTTAATTCCAGATTTAGCTATTTATTAACTATATTTGACATGAAATGTTTGTGACCTTGTAGTCCCTTCTTAActcaattttttatttttattatttttattaGACCTGTACTATTTATTTAGCAATTTTCCTTCATAATTTTGTTCTTAATCACTATACAGATCAACTACTAATTCTTTTATATTTTAATATTTGCATTTATCTACTTATTAGTCATATTTGATTTGGATTGTTTGGCCAATTgataatttttttatatttttaatcTCAAATTTAGCAATTTTGCTAATAGTAAATTGTTTTCAAGTGCTAATACCAATTTTCTTTTTTcacatatttttcttatttttataATCCCAAATTTAGCTATTTACTAATTATAATTGATATGAACTCTTTGGTTTAAATCCTAATTTTCTTATTCTTTGATTTTGATTTTATCTATTTAATAATTGTATTCACCATGGACTCTTTGGTCATATCCTCACTTTCTTTAATTTTTAAATCCAAAATTATCTATTTATTAATTGTATTAGATATAGACTCTTGATTTAGTTTACACCAttagatcttcataaaatcTGATATGTGGATTAGAATGCCAAATCATGTAAGGCTCATGAATTGGATGCAAATTTTTGAAATTTCTCAATCGAACATTGCTTACACATACGCACACTCATCCAAATTTGTTATTTGCCCATATGTGCAGCTGTTCCATATATTTGTTTTATGACTGCATTTCTTCAAACCATCCAGAACCATCATTTTGCCTATATACTAATCAGAACATGTTTCAATAGCTGTTAACGACATGTGATGATATTTTTACTATTATTTTTCTTGAAATATTGATTATTCCTTATTTTTGGATGTCACATGCTTAGAATTTTAAAATTTAGCATTTCTTATTGTGCATCCACGCATGTCtcttttcattttcttttcttttatgcTTTTGACTTGCCAAATTTGCCAATAATTTATTTCTGAAACAAATGAGAAATTCTATGGTGTTATTTATGGGACACTTCTATAATTCGTCCTGTGAGCGCAATTTTCCCAAAAGTTTTATCTGGAAATTAAACTAGTAATAGTAGCAGTTCAACAAAAAAAACTCCATTCGATCGACTGATAGTCTATTCTATACTATGAATCCATGAAGGATTTCCATGACGAAGTCCAGGAAGTTAGGCTTGTATAGTAGTTTTTTATATTTATTGGGCGAAAGTTACTTGTGATGTGGCTTGGGTTAGGTACAACATGCTGAACGTGCTTTGTGCATCtgtctctctctatatataaaTTCATTCTACACGCACTTGTAGTTACTTTCACATATGTATCTCATGACATAGGACGTATTTGACACAACGAAGAGTATGTACGTGAAGTACGTGATGATACTAGAATATCTATAATGGTACATACGTTGGGTATGTGACCATATATACAGTATGTGgatatactaatttttatatagTAGTActaagatataattataatatattttaaaaatagggatgtttttgaaattttttatatatatccttttaAAGTACCTTAGAATTAGTATACAaacatactcaaagtgataaatgagtacGTACACGTACGCACGATGGTATACTGATGGTAAGAGTAGCTACACGCGAGTGTAGATAAagctcatatatatatatatatatcatccAAATGATGTATGTGAACGCTCCCATTCCTTAATTAGTCTTTTATGTCCTTAGGCTAGCTAAAAGCTATACGCACTACACATGCAAATGAAGTCAGGCAGAAGACACGACATGCCAACGAGAAGTCCTCATGGAACTAGCAGCCTCTATCTTGCGGAGTGgaagttggacatggactcgaTCTATCGAGCTCGCACGCGGAATCTTACAGTTACCAAGAATGAAATCGGGCAAAAGACATAACATGGCAACGACAAATTAACTGTCAGAGTTGGAAAGAAAGCTATAATGCGTTACACTACATCACGATAGGCCTATAAAAACGTTCTTGCAGATGCCTTTAATTCTGAGAAACGCCTTTCTATTTTTTTTGTATGTAGGCATTTACTATAAAATGCCAACAAATCAACATCCTTTAAAGACAAATTATCTAGAATGCT
Above is a genomic segment from Panicum hallii strain FIL2 chromosome 8, PHallii_v3.1, whole genome shotgun sequence containing:
- the LOC112903026 gene encoding CASP-like protein 1U2 codes for the protein MGSGCHATDEAPNGSKAVTLLLRLSTMALALTSAVVMATASECTIYESRGARVTVTFKHYPPFVYLVCFNIAATILEAAGIYLQVGKGGDDDEEEAPKAARVLLVFVDVAVPALLNLATGAAFSAVVAYGPQISACTSAAGRFCEQVNRSKILSLAAGISAVSAAFFKDVQLPFSVWPVSSDDYC